One Campylobacter sp. RM16192 genomic region harbors:
- a CDS encoding YdcH family protein — translation MLHEYRDIITELKVSNARFASIFDKHNDLDQKIIDAEEGRSHLDHIRIEEMKREKLRLKDEAYAMILEYKKEKGL, via the coding sequence ATGTTACACGAATACAGGGATATAATCACTGAGCTAAAAGTCTCAAATGCGAGATTTGCTTCGATTTTTGATAAGCATAATGATTTGGATCAAAAAATCATAGATGCCGAAGAGGGCAGAAGTCACTTGGATCACATTCGCATTGAAGAGATGAAACGCGAAAAACTAAGACTAAAAGATGAAGCCTATGCTATGATTTTGGAGTATAAAAAAGAAAAAGGACTCTAA
- a CDS encoding RNA degradosome polyphosphate kinase — MNDKESIFINRELSWLRFNSRVLAQCEKPIPPLEKLKFIAIYMTNLDEFYMIRIAGLKQLFAAGIVASGSDEMTPLEQLREIRKNIKDELNIVEKHYKDALKELGEQNLFIKNYSEIPESLRKKCDDYFFSNILPVIVPIAVDATHPFPHLNNLSFSLAVKLADSEHPEILKYGMIRISRVLPRFYQAQDNVYVPIETIVHEHAEEIFPGYRLISSAAFRVTRNADIIIEEEEADDFMMILEQGLKLRRKGAFVRMQIQKDADNDIVEFLNTHMKIFYKDIYEYTVPLTLNSLWQIVGNKEFSHLALPPYTPRTLLPFSEHMPIFDAIDKEDVLILHPYESFDPVVKFIKEASKDPKVISIRMTLYRVDKNSPIIQSLIDAASDGKQVTVMVELKARFDEENNLHWAKALEDAGAHVIYGIAGFKVHAKVSQVIRQVGDKLKFYMHFGTGNYNGGSAKIYTDVSYFTSKTEFAHDSTTFFHILSGFSKNRRLNTLSMSPMQIKERVLEMIKNETKKGKDGQIIAKMNALVDSDIINALSEASAAGVSIDLIVRGICCIRPGINGVSENIRVRSIIGKYLEHARILYFKHAIPQIYISSADWMPRNLERRLELMTPIYEQNLQDRLLEFLRIQLSDNELAFELHKDGEYYKTKAKEGENIINSQEIFEEYVSKIYKTTKKDNDNAKREHIASKLLKES; from the coding sequence ATGAATGATAAAGAAAGTATTTTTATAAATAGAGAGCTTAGTTGGCTACGTTTTAACTCTCGTGTTCTAGCTCAGTGTGAAAAACCTATCCCACCGCTTGAGAAGCTTAAATTTATAGCTATCTATATGACAAATTTAGATGAATTTTATATGATCAGGATAGCCGGACTTAAGCAGCTTTTTGCCGCAGGCATAGTTGCAAGCGGAAGTGATGAAATGACACCGTTAGAGCAGTTAAGAGAGATTAGAAAAAATATAAAAGATGAGCTTAATATAGTGGAAAAACACTATAAAGATGCCTTAAAAGAGCTTGGAGAGCAAAATTTATTTATTAAAAACTATAGTGAAATTCCGGAGTCTCTTAGAAAAAAATGCGATGACTATTTCTTTTCAAATATTCTTCCCGTAATAGTCCCAATCGCAGTAGATGCGACCCATCCGTTCCCTCACTTAAATAATCTTAGCTTTTCGCTGGCTGTTAAGCTTGCAGACAGCGAACATCCTGAGATTTTAAAATATGGAATGATAAGAATTTCTAGAGTGTTGCCAAGATTTTATCAAGCGCAGGACAATGTCTATGTGCCTATTGAAACTATAGTCCACGAGCATGCCGAAGAAATTTTCCCGGGGTATAGACTCATTAGCTCTGCGGCGTTTAGAGTCACCAGAAATGCTGACATTATAATCGAAGAAGAAGAGGCTGACGACTTTATGATGATACTAGAGCAAGGGCTTAAACTTCGCAGAAAAGGCGCCTTTGTTCGTATGCAGATTCAAAAAGATGCTGATAACGATATAGTCGAGTTTCTAAACACTCACATGAAGATTTTTTACAAAGATATCTATGAGTACACGGTTCCACTCACGTTAAATTCGCTCTGGCAGATAGTGGGAAATAAGGAATTTTCTCATCTTGCACTTCCGCCATATACACCTAGAACTCTTTTGCCTTTTAGTGAGCATATGCCTATTTTTGATGCGATAGACAAAGAAGATGTGTTGATTTTGCACCCTTATGAGAGTTTTGATCCTGTTGTCAAATTTATAAAAGAGGCTAGTAAGGATCCTAAGGTTATTTCGATACGAATGACTCTTTATAGGGTGGATAAAAACTCACCTATAATTCAGTCTTTAATAGATGCCGCAAGTGACGGCAAGCAAGTAACTGTGATGGTAGAGCTTAAAGCTAGATTTGATGAAGAAAACAACCTTCACTGGGCTAAGGCTCTTGAGGATGCCGGCGCTCACGTGATATATGGAATCGCAGGCTTTAAGGTTCATGCCAAAGTTAGCCAAGTAATCCGTCAAGTAGGAGACAAGCTTAAGTTTTATATGCACTTTGGCACAGGTAATTATAACGGCGGTTCGGCTAAAATTTATACCGATGTAAGCTATTTTACAAGCAAAACAGAGTTTGCTCACGATAGCACTACGTTTTTTCATATCTTATCCGGATTTTCTAAAAATCGCAGACTCAATACTCTCTCGATGTCTCCGATGCAGATTAAAGAGCGAGTCTTGGAGATGATAAAAAATGAGACCAAAAAAGGCAAAGATGGCCAGATAATAGCCAAAATGAACGCGCTTGTAGATAGCGATATTATAAACGCCTTAAGCGAGGCTAGCGCTGCAGGGGTTAGTATAGATCTTATCGTTAGAGGGATTTGCTGCATAAGACCAGGCATAAATGGTGTTAGCGAAAATATCCGCGTTCGCTCAATCATCGGCAAGTACTTAGAGCATGCTAGAATTTTATACTTTAAGCACGCTATACCGCAGATTTATATCTCTAGTGCGGATTGGATGCCTAGAAATTTGGAGCGCAGATTAGAGCTTATGACACCTATTTATGAGCAAAATTTACAAGATAGACTGCTAGAGTTTTTAAGAATCCAACTAAGCGATAACGAGCTTGCATTCGAGCTTCACAAGGACGGAGAGTATTATAAAACAAAGGCAAAAGAGGGCGAAAATATCATAAATTCTCAAGAGATTTTTGAGGAGTATGTAAGCAAAATTTATAAAACCACCAAAAAAGACAATGATAATGCAAAAAGAGAGCATATAGCTTCAAAACTACTCAAAGAGAGCTAA
- the epsC gene encoding serine O-acetyltransferase EpsC, with the protein MEEIKELVATVGEKDPAANGCCFWAVLINTPGIHAVVFHRFSHFLYVKKFFFIARFISQISRFITGIEIHPGAKIGSRLFIDHGMGVVIGETAEIGDDVTMYHQVTLGGTGKEVGKRHPTVKNGVVIAAGAKVLGAITIGENSKIGANSVVLKDVPDNATVVGIPARVVRINGERIES; encoded by the coding sequence ATTGAAGAGATAAAAGAGCTGGTTGCCACTGTCGGTGAGAAAGATCCCGCCGCAAACGGATGCTGCTTTTGGGCGGTGCTTATAAATACTCCGGGCATTCATGCGGTGGTTTTTCATAGATTTTCGCATTTTTTATACGTGAAGAAATTCTTTTTTATTGCTCGATTTATCTCTCAAATTTCAAGATTTATAACGGGCATTGAGATACATCCGGGTGCAAAGATCGGCTCAAGGCTCTTTATCGATCACGGCATGGGGGTAGTTATCGGAGAAACGGCTGAGATAGGAGATGATGTTACGATGTATCATCAAGTGACACTTGGAGGTACAGGTAAAGAGGTTGGCAAGCGTCACCCGACCGTTAAAAACGGTGTTGTCATAGCAGCAGGTGCAAAGGTGCTTGGAGCTATAACGATAGGAGAAAATTCAAAAATCGGTGCAAATTCAGTCGTGCTTAAAGATGTGCCTGATAACGCAACCGTTGTTGGCATACCTGCTAGAGTTGTGAGAATAAACGGCGAGAGAATCGAGAGCTAA
- a CDS encoding 3'-5' exonuclease: protein MNQKLENLINLLCKQNLSYYEFIAKASQIEEFSSIFDVRDLAMWQILGLDIRRNGSNEIELNTRKRNIDEQIFCIVDIETSGGINSGQIIEIGALKMQNGEEIERFETLVHATFIPENISALTGIRVEDLQGAPSLASVLEKFRLFLADSVFVAHNVKFDYGFVSASFEKFGLGVMLNRKICTIDLARRTIPSLKYGLGALKEVLGIQNTHHRAMNDAIAAAEIFKAAVKNTPSVVRYTEDLIEFSKTANTVKRPTVSAQTVINFEESILQLYSL, encoded by the coding sequence TTGAACCAAAAGCTAGAAAATCTCATAAACCTACTCTGCAAGCAAAATTTAAGCTACTACGAATTCATAGCAAAAGCAAGCCAAATAGAGGAATTTAGCTCTATCTTTGACGTGCGAGATCTTGCTATGTGGCAAATTTTAGGGCTTGACATCAGACGAAACGGCTCAAACGAGATAGAGCTAAATACAAGAAAAAGAAACATAGACGAGCAGATATTTTGTATTGTGGATATCGAAACGAGCGGCGGCATAAACAGCGGACAGATCATAGAGATAGGCGCGCTTAAAATGCAAAACGGCGAAGAGATAGAGCGCTTTGAAACGCTTGTGCACGCTACCTTTATACCAGAAAACATCTCTGCGCTTACAGGTATACGAGTAGAGGATCTGCAGGGCGCTCCAAGTCTTGCAAGCGTGCTTGAAAAATTTAGACTTTTTCTTGCCGATAGTGTTTTTGTCGCGCATAATGTCAAATTTGACTATGGATTTGTTAGTGCTAGCTTTGAGAAATTCGGGCTTGGTGTTATGCTAAACCGCAAAATTTGCACCATAGATCTAGCGCGCCGAACTATCCCGTCGCTTAAATACGGACTTGGCGCGCTAAAAGAGGTTTTGGGCATACAAAACACTCATCATAGAGCGATGAACGACGCTATAGCCGCAGCTGAAATTTTTAAAGCCGCAGTTAAAAATACTCCAAGTGTAGTAAGATACACGGAAGATCTTATAGAGTTTAGCAAAACCGCAAATACGGTCAAAAGACCGACAGTTAGCGCTCAAACTGTGATAAATTTTGAAGAGTCAATTTTACAGCTCTACTCGCTTTGA
- a CDS encoding HDOD domain-containing protein, whose protein sequence is MIKQESMDELIAQIPAIPAILKSCENTLASGDLAKAAAIAKNDLALVEYMRSIINKPIFGFKKEIEDISQIFSALGADRTTDILYSYYVLLTTPKKWKIFNLDTQKFANLQANFMIDWGKILKEIKVDNKDIFKSITIIPSSISVCEKIFSENAENLKYVLRTSGLSYNTILKREIGFDIFEICCKIAEKWQLSNIVVDIFKNLSKKDEQTAITKYIHLLISYELSKTEFSNSGFAEMFEFNCNASPAELATFMKAIEYETKN, encoded by the coding sequence ATGATAAAACAAGAAAGTATGGATGAGTTAATCGCTCAAATACCTGCGATTCCGGCTATTTTAAAATCATGTGAAAATACTCTTGCTTCCGGAGATTTAGCCAAAGCAGCTGCTATTGCCAAAAACGATTTGGCATTAGTAGAATATATGCGCTCTATCATCAACAAGCCGATTTTTGGATTCAAAAAAGAGATCGAAGATATATCTCAAATCTTTTCCGCTCTTGGCGCAGATAGAACTACCGATATTTTATACTCTTATTACGTATTACTAACAACACCTAAAAAATGGAAAATTTTCAATCTAGACACACAAAAATTTGCAAATTTGCAAGCCAATTTTATGATCGATTGGGGAAAGATATTAAAAGAAATAAAGGTAGATAATAAGGATATTTTTAAATCCATAACAATAATACCATCAAGCATATCCGTATGTGAAAAAATATTCTCGGAAAACGCAGAAAATTTAAAATACGTATTAAGAACTAGCGGACTTAGCTACAATACGATTTTAAAGAGAGAAATAGGTTTTGATATATTTGAAATATGTTGCAAGATAGCTGAAAAATGGCAATTAAGTAATATTGTCGTAGATATTTTTAAAAATTTATCCAAAAAAGATGAGCAAACAGCAATAACTAAATATATACATCTACTAATATCTTACGAGCTGTCAAAAACGGAATTTTCAAATTCTGGCTTCGCAGAGATGTTTGAGTTTAATTGCAACGCCTCTCCTGCAGAGCTTGCAACATTTATGAAAGCGATAGAATATGAAACCAAAAATTAA
- a CDS encoding potassium channel family protein gives MSFIKKIQKFLNWSSFSKPEINLNTELYEQLRPFRLPLILVVLMMMVGALGYVAIDNFSLIDAIYQAGMTFTTVGFTEVAPISPAGRLFTITFILLGFCVFTFSIGILVEVLKKGSLINILKERRMLYKIARLKNHFVICYHSLYTIELSKQFRDNHIPFVVVDPREDMHEIAEKYKYPYYIMSQPHTQIALLKTHLSSAKGLITLSPNIADNIALIATVRLYEKEIGRKKPYFIMTNSDNDDDTERLKKLGADNVVSPSKLVAQRLSAMSVRPDMENLLEQFLYKKDSPIDIEEISVPDYSWIRFKRLKETNLRNITNADVVGIRDMNNKFIPMPRGDTLIGTGTKLLVIGTAESIRMTKKVVKSKHKPEECKYV, from the coding sequence ATGTCTTTTATAAAAAAGATCCAAAAATTCCTCAACTGGTCTAGCTTCTCTAAACCGGAAATAAATTTAAATACAGAACTATACGAACAACTTCGCCCATTTCGCCTACCGCTTATCCTAGTCGTTTTAATGATGATGGTCGGTGCTTTGGGCTATGTTGCTATAGATAATTTCAGTCTTATTGATGCTATATATCAGGCCGGAATGACCTTTACTACGGTAGGTTTTACTGAAGTTGCTCCAATTTCACCCGCCGGTCGCCTTTTTACTATCACTTTTATTCTGCTTGGATTTTGCGTTTTTACATTTTCTATCGGTATTCTAGTGGAAGTTTTAAAAAAAGGCTCTTTGATAAATATTCTAAAGGAGAGGCGAATGCTCTATAAGATCGCTAGACTCAAAAATCACTTTGTAATTTGTTATCATAGTCTATATACGATAGAACTTAGTAAGCAGTTTAGAGATAATCATATCCCTTTTGTTGTCGTTGATCCGCGCGAAGATATGCACGAGATAGCCGAAAAATATAAATATCCTTATTATATAATGTCTCAGCCTCATACTCAAATCGCACTTTTAAAAACTCATCTTTCAAGCGCCAAAGGGCTTATTACTCTTAGTCCAAATATCGCTGATAATATCGCTCTCATCGCCACTGTTAGACTGTATGAAAAAGAGATAGGTAGAAAAAAACCATATTTTATAATGACAAATTCTGATAATGATGATGATACAGAGCGCCTTAAAAAATTGGGTGCAGATAATGTCGTAAGCCCTTCCAAACTAGTAGCACAACGTTTAAGTGCGATGAGTGTGCGCCCGGATATGGAAAATTTATTGGAGCAATTTTTATACAAAAAGGACTCCCCTATAGATATCGAAGAGATCAGTGTGCCTGATTACTCTTGGATAAGATTTAAGCGTCTTAAGGAGACCAATTTAAGAAATATTACAAATGCGGATGTTGTCGGCATAAGGGATATGAATAATAAATTTATTCCTATGCCAAGAGGAGACACCTTGATAGGTACAGGCACGAAGCTGCTTGTCATAGGCACCGCAGAATCTATACGAATGACCAAAAAAGTAGTAAAAAGCAAGCATAAGCCTGAGGAGTGTAAATATGTATGA
- the rpmB gene encoding 50S ribosomal protein L28, giving the protein MSKICDITGKGPMVGNNVSHAKNRTKRRFLPNLRTIRVMLEDGTTRRIKVAASTLRTMRKQSRS; this is encoded by the coding sequence ATGTCAAAAATATGCGATATCACAGGCAAAGGCCCTATGGTTGGAAACAATGTAAGCCACGCTAAAAATAGAACCAAGAGAAGATTTTTGCCAAATCTTAGAACTATTAGAGTAATGCTCGAAGATGGAACAACGAGAAGAATTAAGGTAGCCGCTTCTACGCTTAGAACCATGAGAAAGCAATCGCGTTCATAA
- a CDS encoding STAS domain-containing protein — protein sequence MKPKIKDSVAIFYPHGFLDGDASKYEIYLATKELVLSKKIECILISLKKVVYFNKRGINSISLVMSEIAKKVDANVAFCDYDETKFKALREMSPQSLNLSFFDSEEVAMLFFGNTEKSTKEKKIILFHENQEQKNQISLKLVGRGYIVYTAKDVNEFKNSAKNYNIKINLTHININEKTIAVQVRENVVIYKLTGFIDSNFAENFDMSAHNNSLKIGFKFFVFDATRARSANIHGVSFLARLSTSSAEYGATIAICGLSGSNTSETLRNDLEDSGILLYNSVEDFFNDDGSISGGPGMKESMPHNITRNLVQFLPLILKTTIDTLSSMAKIKVERGKIFVKTFDMNQKVLTGCIAFYGDIDAKILLSLDKSIVQKACAIFLQDDKEASLNSAFGNFMVIIGNKILSILESKKIKVDITMPNVFENYIQDGDTVSKGAFVELVSNGTKGALFLSR from the coding sequence ATGAAACCAAAAATTAAAGATAGTGTAGCAATATTCTATCCTCACGGCTTTTTAGACGGAGACGCATCAAAGTATGAAATATACTTGGCCACTAAGGAGTTAGTCCTTTCAAAAAAAATAGAATGCATACTAATATCCCTTAAAAAAGTTGTATATTTTAATAAAAGAGGCATCAATTCTATCTCTCTGGTAATGTCTGAAATAGCAAAAAAAGTAGACGCTAACGTAGCATTTTGTGACTATGACGAGACAAAATTTAAGGCGCTAAGAGAGATGTCACCTCAAAGCTTAAATTTATCATTTTTTGATAGCGAAGAGGTAGCTATGCTATTTTTTGGAAATACCGAAAAATCAACCAAAGAAAAAAAGATAATCCTATTTCACGAAAATCAAGAGCAAAAAAATCAAATTTCACTAAAGCTTGTCGGAAGAGGCTACATAGTCTATACAGCAAAAGATGTAAACGAGTTTAAAAACTCAGCTAAAAACTATAATATCAAAATTAATTTAACACATATCAATATAAATGAAAAAACCATAGCCGTACAAGTAAGAGAAAATGTCGTTATTTATAAACTTACGGGCTTTATAGACTCAAATTTTGCCGAAAATTTCGATATGTCAGCTCACAATAATTCTCTTAAGATAGGATTTAAATTTTTCGTATTTGACGCTACTAGAGCAAGATCTGCCAATATACACGGAGTTAGTTTTTTGGCTAGACTGTCTACATCAAGCGCGGAATATGGTGCCACTATTGCCATTTGCGGACTTAGCGGCTCAAATACATCCGAAACTCTTAGAAACGACTTAGAGGATTCTGGAATTTTACTATACAATAGCGTCGAAGATTTTTTCAATGATGACGGAAGTATAAGTGGCGGTCCTGGAATGAAAGAGTCAATGCCACATAACATCACTAGAAATTTGGTTCAATTCTTGCCTCTTATTTTAAAAACAACCATAGATACTTTATCCTCTATGGCAAAAATTAAAGTGGAGCGCGGTAAAATTTTTGTTAAAACATTTGACATGAACCAAAAAGTGCTGACAGGATGTATAGCTTTTTACGGAGATATTGACGCTAAAATTTTACTATCTCTTGATAAAAGTATAGTACAAAAGGCTTGTGCTATATTTCTACAAGATGATAAAGAGGCGTCGCTTAACAGCGCTTTTGGTAATTTTATGGTAATAATAGGAAACAAAATTTTATCCATATTAGAGTCAAAAAAGATAAAAGTTGATATAACGATGCCAAATGTTTTTGAAAACTATATTCAAGACGGTGATACCGTTAGTAAAGGCGCTTTTGTTGAGCTTGTTAGCAATGGGACAAAAGGCGCGCTATTTTTAAGTAGATAA
- the argJ gene encoding bifunctional glutamate N-acetyltransferase/amino-acid acetyltransferase ArgJ translates to MYEIKRLENGLENIDGFYFGGVNSGFKKEGNDLGFIRSSEPVDISAVFTNNKFKAAPIRHFLKKRQNFRTNFILLNSKNANAMTGEAGINDIDEIFKNLSKNINLVNPVMSSTGVIGYRLKKEKIISAFDKFDFDSRDSNGVVGAIMTTDSFKKEIAVSVKFDDKKEFKIAAICKGAGMINPSLATMLCFILTDANISKPDMDELLKEACESSFNAVSVDGDTSTNDTVMLLTSRKSVVYDKEAFKEALKLITKELALMLVKDGEGATKVVEFNISGALNLKEAEHAAKALSNSLLVKTAIFGEDPNWGRIASTIGASGVECDEDKLEIYYDDVLVYDKFHKELDEKRELAAHQVMKKPSYTISCNLNVGNAQFSAYGCDLSHKYVSINADYRS, encoded by the coding sequence ATGTATGAGATAAAGCGTCTTGAAAATGGACTTGAGAATATAGATGGATTTTATTTTGGCGGGGTAAATTCGGGCTTTAAAAAAGAGGGTAATGATCTTGGATTTATAAGATCAAGTGAGCCTGTTGATATAAGTGCTGTTTTTACAAACAATAAATTTAAAGCCGCCCCGATTAGGCATTTTTTAAAAAAAAGGCAGAATTTTAGAACAAATTTCATCTTGCTAAACTCTAAAAACGCAAATGCAATGACAGGAGAGGCGGGCATAAACGATATAGATGAAATTTTTAAAAATTTGAGTAAAAATATAAATTTAGTAAATCCCGTTATGAGCTCTACGGGAGTCATAGGATATCGCCTTAAAAAAGAAAAAATTATATCCGCATTTGATAAATTCGATTTTGATTCAAGAGATTCCAATGGAGTTGTCGGTGCCATAATGACGACGGATAGCTTTAAAAAAGAGATAGCCGTAAGCGTGAAATTTGATGATAAAAAAGAGTTTAAAATCGCCGCTATCTGTAAGGGTGCAGGTATGATAAATCCGTCTCTTGCTACTATGCTATGTTTTATTTTAACGGATGCCAATATCTCAAAACCCGATATGGATGAGCTGTTAAAAGAGGCTTGCGAGAGTAGTTTTAATGCCGTAAGCGTAGATGGCGATACATCCACTAATGATACCGTTATGCTTTTAACCTCAAGAAAGAGCGTGGTCTATGATAAAGAGGCTTTTAAAGAGGCTTTAAAACTAATTACTAAAGAGCTGGCTTTAATGCTTGTTAAAGATGGAGAAGGAGCTACTAAGGTGGTCGAATTTAATATAAGCGGTGCACTTAATTTAAAAGAGGCGGAGCATGCCGCAAAGGCTCTTTCAAATTCACTTTTGGTTAAAACCGCTATCTTCGGAGAGGATCCAAACTGGGGTAGAATCGCATCCACTATAGGCGCAAGCGGAGTAGAGTGCGATGAAGATAAGCTTGAAATTTATTACGATGATGTCTTGGTTTATGATAAATTTCATAAAGAGCTTGATGAAAAAAGAGAACTCGCAGCTCATCAGGTAATGAAAAAACCAAGCTATACGATAAGTTGCAATCTAAATGTTGGAAATGCACAATTTAGTGCTTACGGTTGCGATCTGAGTCATAAATACGTAAGTATTAACGCAGACTATCGCTCTTAA
- the rpe gene encoding ribulose-phosphate 3-epimerase, translating into MYVAPSILSADFGNLRAEIEAICEAGCDLIHIDVMDGHFVPNLTIGPLVVNAVAKAATKPLDIHLMVQNNTFFADLFLPLKPKFLSFHIEEEKHPLRLIDHIRKNGVGPAITLNPHTPIETLEYIINEVDMVLLMSVNPGFGGQKFIPSVLDKARKLREMIERKNAKCMIEVDGGVTGLNVAELDEAGVDIVVAGNYIFSSNSYAESIRALKLEF; encoded by the coding sequence ATGTACGTTGCTCCGAGTATTTTATCGGCTGATTTTGGAAATTTAAGGGCTGAGATAGAGGCGATCTGCGAGGCCGGGTGTGATCTTATACACATTGACGTTATGGACGGGCATTTTGTGCCAAATTTAACTATCGGACCGCTTGTAGTAAATGCCGTCGCAAAAGCTGCTACAAAGCCACTTGATATACATTTGATGGTACAAAACAATACGTTTTTTGCCGATCTTTTCTTGCCGCTTAAGCCGAAATTTTTAAGCTTTCATATCGAAGAAGAAAAGCACCCGTTAAGACTCATAGATCACATCAGAAAAAACGGCGTAGGACCTGCTATCACGCTAAATCCTCATACACCGATCGAAACTCTTGAGTACATCATAAACGAAGTTGATATGGTGCTTTTAATGAGTGTAAATCCAGGATTTGGCGGGCAAAAATTTATCCCTTCAGTGCTTGATAAAGCTCGCAAACTGCGCGAGATGATAGAGCGCAAAAACGCAAAATGCATGATAGAAGTTGACGGCGGAGTTACGGGACTAAATGTAGCTGAGCTTGACGAAGCGGGCGTTGATATCGTGGTTGCAGGCAATTATATATTTTCATCAAACTCTTATGCCGAGTCTATAAGAGCGCTAAAGCTTGAGTTTTGA